One Candidatus Schekmanbacteria bacterium DNA segment encodes these proteins:
- the bchH gene encoding magnesium chelatase subunit H encodes MQFTFIVGNHAFAHSLAYSAKKLDERFKGEVKLEYFLHFRRMRMSPQQLKRMEESIKKADVILTSMIFEGEPLEMIKKFGMGKSIIILSGTPQAMALTTLGKFNFKDYLGSAKDSKISKALGFLQRLVSSGETRREFRTLFDRMDVLLKVLRFGKWRDAGNYVRIYKYCNSGGDENFMNMFLFVLKEYFDYDVTFGEPRIEPTEFIYHPKAPARFYSTADYLKWYRGYVNEKGFKDGKGRLSLVGLLTNNDTVIVNDNADVGMLIEHLEKKGVGVLPAACGASNAFRAMSEFFMEGDKNTIDIMVSTLNFRLEGGPLGGDYEKCLAFCEKMNVPLIKSLPLTLSSLEEWMESPAGLTPIETTLSLSLPELDGLIEGRVISARKEEGTPERPVRVSIPIEERVERASARIANWVNLRHKKNKDKKIAIILYNYPPGKDRVGIAASLSTPESLIAILERMQKEGYDVHGFPKTRHEFLRLINNKNLINQANWATLTKVKEHCIKVPAEKYIPWFNELPQLCRDRMNSEWGKAPGKIMADDNNFYIPGLHFGNVFVGFQPARGYHEDTSKLTHDQALPPHHQYLAFYRWIEREYGADAVVHLGTHGTLEFLPGKQMAMSETCFPDILIGNLVNIYVYLASGIAEGMIARRRICSALLSHMTPPLINSKLYERTLELEGEIQNYYSLKQTSASRAEQALERILEMAKEQNLAEIEADTVDIDQLYGRIFELKGNLMPKGDHILGRSLKGEDLEEYVAGILRYDRGNINSVPKIIGHAKGIDWDEGQLTPAKVLSGGILMGAAIDEIDRQAREMIRYSLSTTQPLKKWINKFIKNSLSKDDLKSLEESLEYGRKIAGMLGNNREIDQLMRYFCGEFVSSGVGGDPVRDPNVIPTGRNMYQFNPQLIPTALACERGATVAQQVINSYKEMNDTDGYPETVGVVLWGLETMRTQGETVGEIFALLGVRPIRSYIGQIVAIAPIPLEELGRPRLDVAVEISGIFRDTLPETLRFVDQAFRLVTRLPEPPEKNFIRKHCQMIKEALIKKGVPSENAEKLAASRIFGPSGEKYATDVTNLIETSEWESEDEISKMHLTNMSHIYGDTFQGVSSVAAFEEVLSTVEIVSQVRDTDERGITDLDHYYEFLGGLSMAVDTIRKKRPETVKKQVITVVPDTTRKRIETRDIQSQVKLEARTRILNPQWMKGMVESGYRGVSNINERLQNLVGWSATTKSVDTWVYSQVAEKYLFDEDMRKKMMKENIWSVEDTMKRLMEAYQRGMWKASDEEIEKMKQIYLELEGEIEEIEE; translated from the coding sequence ATGCAATTTACCTTCATCGTAGGAAACCATGCCTTTGCCCATTCCCTTGCCTATTCGGCAAAAAAACTGGATGAGCGCTTTAAGGGGGAGGTCAAACTCGAATATTTTCTACATTTCAGACGGATGAGGATGTCGCCTCAGCAGTTGAAACGTATGGAGGAGAGCATAAAGAAAGCGGATGTAATCCTTACTTCCATGATCTTTGAAGGTGAACCATTGGAAATGATAAAGAAGTTTGGTATGGGAAAAAGTATCATTATCCTTTCCGGTACTCCACAGGCAATGGCCCTTACAACGCTGGGGAAATTTAATTTTAAAGATTACCTGGGCTCTGCCAAGGATTCAAAAATATCAAAGGCTCTGGGTTTCCTCCAGCGGCTTGTTTCTTCAGGAGAGACAAGGCGGGAATTCCGCACTCTTTTTGACCGGATGGACGTGCTTCTCAAAGTTCTCCGCTTCGGAAAATGGAGAGATGCCGGCAACTATGTCAGGATCTACAAATACTGCAACAGCGGTGGGGACGAGAATTTTATGAACATGTTCCTTTTCGTCCTGAAGGAGTACTTTGACTATGATGTAACCTTCGGCGAGCCGCGCATTGAGCCAACGGAATTCATTTATCACCCTAAGGCTCCTGCACGGTTTTATTCGACTGCGGATTATCTCAAATGGTACCGCGGCTACGTTAATGAAAAGGGTTTTAAGGATGGAAAGGGGAGGCTCAGCCTTGTCGGGCTTCTCACTAACAACGACACTGTCATTGTCAATGATAATGCTGACGTGGGAATGCTGATAGAGCATCTTGAAAAAAAAGGAGTAGGAGTGCTTCCTGCAGCATGCGGGGCTTCAAATGCGTTCAGAGCGATGAGCGAGTTTTTTATGGAGGGAGATAAAAACACAATAGATATCATGGTAAGCACGCTAAATTTCAGGCTTGAAGGAGGGCCTTTAGGCGGGGATTATGAAAAATGCCTTGCCTTCTGCGAAAAAATGAATGTGCCGCTCATAAAGTCATTGCCGCTCACTCTTTCAAGTCTTGAAGAATGGATGGAATCGCCTGCAGGGCTTACCCCAATAGAAACAACACTGTCGCTTTCTCTTCCTGAGCTTGACGGTCTGATTGAGGGGAGGGTTATTTCCGCCCGTAAAGAGGAAGGAACACCAGAGCGTCCTGTAAGAGTCAGTATTCCAATAGAAGAAAGAGTTGAGCGCGCATCTGCCCGCATAGCAAACTGGGTAAATCTGCGACACAAGAAGAACAAGGATAAAAAAATTGCCATAATCCTTTATAACTATCCTCCTGGAAAAGACCGTGTAGGAATTGCTGCGAGCCTTAGCACACCTGAGAGCTTGATAGCCATACTCGAGCGGATGCAGAAAGAGGGTTACGATGTGCATGGATTTCCTAAGACGCGGCATGAATTCCTAAGGCTTATCAACAATAAGAATCTTATCAACCAGGCGAACTGGGCAACACTCACAAAAGTAAAAGAACACTGCATAAAGGTGCCGGCAGAAAAATATATTCCATGGTTTAATGAACTGCCTCAACTATGCAGGGATAGAATGAATTCTGAGTGGGGAAAAGCGCCGGGGAAAATAATGGCAGATGATAATAATTTTTACATTCCGGGCCTTCATTTCGGAAATGTTTTCGTAGGGTTTCAACCTGCCCGCGGTTACCACGAGGACACCTCTAAGCTCACCCATGACCAGGCCCTTCCGCCGCACCACCAGTATCTTGCCTTTTACAGGTGGATAGAGCGTGAATACGGAGCTGATGCAGTTGTCCACCTTGGGACTCACGGAACACTTGAATTTCTGCCAGGCAAGCAGATGGCCATGTCTGAAACCTGTTTTCCGGACATCTTGATTGGCAATCTTGTTAACATTTATGTCTATCTTGCAAGCGGGATTGCTGAGGGGATGATAGCAAGAAGGAGGATATGCTCTGCCCTTTTAAGCCATATGACACCACCGCTTATCAATTCAAAACTATATGAGAGAACACTGGAACTTGAAGGAGAGATCCAGAACTACTATTCGCTGAAGCAGACAAGTGCGTCGCGGGCAGAGCAGGCGCTTGAACGCATCCTTGAAATGGCAAAGGAACAGAATCTTGCAGAGATAGAAGCTGATACAGTTGATATAGACCAGCTTTATGGGAGAATCTTTGAACTCAAAGGGAATCTCATGCCAAAGGGAGATCACATACTTGGCCGTTCGCTAAAGGGTGAAGATCTTGAAGAGTATGTGGCGGGCATTTTAAGGTATGACCGCGGGAATATAAACTCTGTTCCAAAGATCATTGGACATGCAAAAGGGATTGACTGGGATGAAGGACAACTAACTCCTGCAAAAGTCCTGTCGGGCGGCATTCTTATGGGAGCTGCAATAGATGAGATAGATAGACAGGCACGGGAGATGATCCGTTATAGTTTGAGCACAACGCAACCTTTAAAAAAATGGATAAATAAATTTATAAAAAACAGCCTTTCAAAAGATGATTTGAAATCTCTCGAGGAAAGCCTTGAGTATGGAAGAAAAATTGCAGGAATGCTCGGAAACAACCGCGAAATCGACCAGCTTATGCGTTATTTCTGCGGGGAGTTTGTAAGTTCAGGAGTAGGTGGCGATCCTGTGCGTGACCCCAATGTAATTCCAACCGGACGCAACATGTACCAGTTCAATCCTCAGCTTATCCCTACCGCCCTTGCATGTGAAAGAGGGGCAACAGTGGCACAGCAGGTCATAAACTCATATAAGGAGATGAATGATACTGACGGATATCCTGAAACCGTTGGCGTGGTGCTCTGGGGGCTTGAAACCATGAGGACTCAGGGTGAAACAGTGGGAGAAATATTTGCACTCCTTGGGGTAAGACCAATAAGGTCATACATTGGTCAGATAGTGGCAATAGCACCTATACCTTTGGAAGAGCTTGGCAGACCGCGCCTTGATGTAGCGGTTGAGATTTCCGGAATATTCCGCGACACACTGCCGGAGACATTAAGGTTTGTTGACCAGGCATTTCGTCTAGTGACAAGACTTCCGGAGCCGCCTGAGAAGAATTTCATAAGGAAGCACTGCCAGATGATTAAAGAGGCGCTTATCAAAAAAGGAGTTCCATCGGAAAATGCAGAAAAATTGGCAGCATCGAGGATCTTCGGGCCCTCGGGCGAAAAATATGCCACCGATGTTACAAACCTGATTGAGACATCTGAGTGGGAAAGTGAAGATGAGATTTCAAAGATGCACCTCACTAACATGAGCCACATCTATGGCGACACATTCCAGGGAGTATCGAGTGTCGCTGCATTTGAAGAAGTATTGAGCACAGTGGAGATAGTGTCACAGGTGCGCGACACCGATGAGAGAGGGATAACCGACCTTGATCATTACTACGAATTCCTTGGCGGGCTTTCTATGGCTGTTGATACGATAAGGAAAAAACGGCCTGAAACTGTGAAGAAACAGGTTATCACAGTAGTGCCTGATACAACGCGGAAGCGAATTGAAACGCGCGACATCCAGAGCCAGGTGAAGCTTGAGGCAAGGACGCGAATACTTAATCCTCAATGGATGAAGGGGATGGTGGAGAGCGGTTACCGCGGCGTGTCTAATATAAACGAACGACTGCAGAACCTTGTGGGATGGTCTGCCACTACCAAGTCTGTTGACACATGGGTTTACAGCCAGGTGGCTGAAAAATATCTTTTCGATGAAGATATGCGAAAAAAAATGATGAAGGAGAACATCTGGTCTGTTGAAGACACTATGAAGCGTTTGATGGAGGCATACCAGCGCGGCATGTGGAAGGCAAGCGACGAAGAAATAGAGAAGATGAAACAGATATATCTTGAGCTTGAAGGGGAAATTGAAGAAATAGAGGAGTAG